In candidate division WOR-3 bacterium, the following are encoded in one genomic region:
- a CDS encoding S8 family serine peptidase → MFVAFFLLVETINPRLPSADKIDPRCFRNEFVHAWVLFTDKGIPQNRYNEVLNLTRQKIPTEVLQRRIFRKGIVVDYGDIPLNENYLEEIQRTGGILLYRSRWLNAASYIIPRDNLDEIASFDFVYKIIPVAHFKKINEVEVALQDTGGSLTQRQLKMFNIDSLHKMGIFGSNVKIGFLDTGLRRTHNALTDLKVIAEYDFLSGDQIFLDNLPVTGKYGVYTEILFHQNAQRIELFLIGDTNFLYMPTRDILYTYSSDHGLTWSELKKITNNANNNWISEINLCGGDTTFLFFKNRAGINLIAMDTSIIAGPTLITGSIFQNPRSILIGDTIYLFYRDKRNIFLRKGNIAGFPSSMLVTTCSTHIKLAEACTNGSRIGLFYYQFPDDSIFFAYANIPADTFHIKFTHLLGKDPQVVCLGDTIFLLYKDYSVFPFCRIAFTISYDFGNQFMPANYLSPSLDAAGKMSLAKSGSTIVALWESAGKIYQRISYDNGMSFATLDSLPKEFVYLPTSALITGEIKKFYCQRGDNNTDGYTLNDPQYFHPHHGTEMVGVVGGYATNNYIGVAPGAQFIIAKTENPDTLYEFPVEEDTYIAGLEWCEAKGADIISSSLGYTDWYNWPDDYDGKTSLASIAVYEATRRGVVVVTAAGNVAIPQLVIPGDAINAITVGGIDTTFQRWRYSGYGPTADGRIKPEIVCLAAAPVVVNPDEKNSYLLSYGTSGATALAAGICALLLEGHPAWNVDSIRQALFETASFASSPSESLGYGWPDAVKAFYYSPPVIKPIKNCALLAPFPNPAVFDRQLNIYIPFVLNTKSFVELRIFSITGRLIKRIEIDHQLAPGRYTDTNPLSPNAAFIWDGHDEQGKAVGAGIYYCFLYTYGAGNDVTKIVIVR, encoded by the coding sequence TATGGAGATATCCCTTTAAACGAAAATTATCTTGAAGAAATCCAGAGAACCGGAGGAATTCTTTTGTACCGCTCAAGATGGCTCAACGCGGCCAGTTATATAATCCCACGCGATAATCTTGATGAAATTGCATCTTTTGACTTCGTTTATAAAATAATCCCGGTAGCACATTTTAAAAAAATAAACGAAGTCGAAGTCGCCCTCCAGGATACCGGTGGATCTCTCACCCAGCGTCAGTTAAAAATGTTCAATATTGATTCCCTCCATAAAATGGGTATCTTCGGTTCAAATGTGAAAATCGGTTTTCTGGACACCGGCTTACGTCGCACGCATAACGCCCTAACCGATTTAAAGGTTATCGCGGAATACGACTTCCTCAGCGGAGACCAGATTTTTCTTGATAATCTCCCGGTGACAGGAAAATACGGAGTATACACTGAAATCCTGTTCCATCAAAACGCGCAGCGGATCGAATTATTCTTAATTGGTGATACCAATTTTCTCTATATGCCCACCCGGGATATTCTATATACCTATTCTTCAGACCATGGTCTCACCTGGAGTGAACTGAAAAAGATAACCAATAATGCTAACAACAACTGGATATCCGAAATCAACCTCTGCGGAGGTGATACAACATTTTTATTCTTTAAGAACCGCGCCGGGATCAATTTAATCGCCATGGATACCAGCATCATCGCCGGACCGACATTGATAACCGGAAGTATTTTTCAAAATCCACGTTCAATCCTTATCGGTGATACAATTTATCTTTTCTATCGGGACAAAAGGAATATCTTTTTACGCAAAGGAAATATTGCCGGATTTCCCAGTTCGATGCTCGTCACCACTTGCTCCACGCATATCAAACTTGCAGAGGCGTGCACCAACGGTTCCCGGATCGGGCTGTTTTATTATCAATTCCCGGATGACTCCATCTTTTTTGCTTATGCAAATATTCCGGCGGATACCTTTCATATTAAATTCACCCACCTTTTGGGCAAGGATCCGCAGGTGGTATGTTTGGGTGATACCATCTTTCTTTTATACAAAGACTATTCCGTTTTTCCTTTTTGCCGAATTGCCTTCACCATTTCCTATGATTTCGGGAATCAGTTTATGCCTGCAAATTACCTATCTCCCTCTCTTGATGCGGCAGGAAAAATGTCGCTCGCCAAATCCGGAAGCACTATCGTAGCGCTCTGGGAAAGTGCCGGTAAAATTTATCAGCGTATTTCTTATGATAACGGGATGAGCTTCGCCACCCTTGATTCGCTCCCTAAAGAATTCGTTTATCTACCAACATCTGCCCTTATCACCGGTGAAATCAAAAAATTTTATTGTCAGCGTGGAGACAATAATACCGATGGTTATACCCTCAATGACCCACAATATTTCCATCCCCACCACGGCACTGAGATGGTGGGGGTTGTTGGTGGCTATGCTACCAACAATTATATCGGTGTCGCTCCTGGTGCCCAATTCATTATAGCCAAAACCGAAAATCCCGATACATTATACGAATTTCCCGTGGAAGAAGATACTTACATCGCTGGATTGGAGTGGTGTGAAGCCAAAGGTGCAGATATCATCTCCAGTTCCCTTGGCTACACTGACTGGTACAACTGGCCTGATGATTATGATGGAAAAACTTCTTTAGCCTCAATTGCAGTGTATGAAGCGACCCGCCGCGGGGTTGTTGTTGTCACCGCCGCAGGGAATGTTGCCATTCCTCAACTCGTCATTCCCGGAGATGCAATAAACGCTATCACTGTGGGCGGTATAGATACAACATTCCAGCGCTGGCGCTATTCTGGTTATGGTCCAACCGCCGATGGCCGGATAAAACCAGAGATCGTCTGCCTCGCCGCGGCCCCGGTGGTAGTAAATCCGGATGAAAAAAATTCCTATCTCCTTTCCTACGGCACATCCGGGGCTACAGCACTTGCTGCTGGTATCTGTGCCCTTTTACTGGAAGGACATCCCGCCTGGAATGTTGATTCAATCCGTCAGGCGCTATTTGAAACCGCCAGTTTTGCCTCCTCGCCCAGCGAAAGTCTGGGTTATGGATGGCCAGATGCGGTCAAGGCATTTTACTATTCGCCCCCAGTAATAAAACCGATAAAAAACTGTGCCTTGCTTGCTCCTTTTCCCAATCCCGCGGTGTTTGATCGGCAACTGAACATTTATATCCCTTTTGTGCTAAATACTAAATCATTCGTTGAACTACGCATATTCTCTATCACCGGTCGACTCATCAAAAGAATTGAAATTGACCACCAGTTGGCACCCGGGCGTTATACCGACACCAATCCCCTCTCTCCTAATGCCGCATTCATCTGGGATGGTCATGATGAACAAGGAAAGGCGGTAGGCGCCGGGATTTATTATTGTTTTCTTTATACTTATGGGGCAGGCAACGATGTCACCAAGATCGTAATTGTGAGATAA
- a CDS encoding NCS2 family permease, with product MWEKLFKLKEHNTTVKTEILAGVTTFMTMAYIIAANPLILQAAGMDKGAVTLATCLVAGLISIIMGLLANYPIALAPGMGLNAFFAYSICAGMGIDWRVGLGFFFIEGVIIVIITLTKLRETIIDSIPFTLKCAVSVGIGLFLAFIGFEQAGLITRDPVTFVKISPLAHPDIYPRIILAGIVLLVTTILLVKKVRGAILIGILIGTLLSFIPFFRTRGEILQLLKPSLAPTFLKLDILGALKWSFVTLIFTLLFVDFFDTAGTVIGLAVKAKFIDEKGRIPRIGRVLFADSLGPVLGALIGTSTVTSYIESAAGIEEGGRTGLTAVTTGILFLIAIFAAPLVGFIPAVAIAPALIIVGIMMMESVIKIDFSDYSEAVPAFITIASMPFTYSISNGISLGFLAYVLIKFFSGRGREVSLVMYILAIFFLVFFITSPVFKQ from the coding sequence ATGTGGGAGAAATTATTTAAACTTAAGGAACATAACACTACGGTCAAAACCGAAATCCTAGCCGGTGTCACTACCTTTATGACCATGGCGTATATAATTGCAGCCAATCCCCTCATTCTCCAGGCCGCAGGTATGGATAAAGGAGCTGTGACTTTGGCAACCTGTCTCGTCGCCGGATTGATCAGTATTATCATGGGGCTCCTTGCCAACTATCCGATTGCCTTAGCACCGGGAATGGGTCTGAATGCCTTCTTTGCCTATTCCATCTGCGCAGGAATGGGGATCGATTGGCGTGTTGGATTGGGATTCTTCTTTATTGAAGGCGTGATCATCGTGATCATCACCCTCACCAAACTTCGGGAGACGATAATTGATTCAATCCCTTTTACCTTGAAATGTGCGGTGAGCGTGGGAATTGGACTGTTCCTTGCCTTCATTGGCTTTGAGCAGGCCGGGCTCATAACCCGAGACCCGGTTACCTTTGTGAAAATTTCCCCTCTTGCCCACCCCGATATCTATCCTCGAATCATCCTCGCCGGTATCGTGCTGCTGGTCACGACAATTCTTCTGGTGAAAAAGGTGCGGGGAGCAATCCTGATCGGCATCCTCATCGGCACACTTTTAAGTTTCATTCCTTTTTTCCGCACCCGGGGAGAAATACTCCAGTTGCTGAAACCTTCCTTAGCACCTACTTTCTTAAAGCTCGATATCCTCGGGGCGCTAAAATGGTCGTTTGTCACCTTGATCTTTACCCTGCTCTTCGTCGACTTCTTTGACACCGCCGGAACCGTAATTGGCCTGGCAGTGAAAGCAAAGTTTATTGATGAAAAAGGTCGAATTCCACGGATTGGCAGGGTTTTATTCGCGGATTCGCTTGGTCCGGTCCTCGGTGCCCTTATCGGCACTTCTACGGTCACTTCCTATATTGAAAGTGCAGCGGGTATTGAAGAAGGGGGGCGCACCGGACTCACAGCAGTGACAACGGGTATTCTGTTTCTTATCGCCATCTTCGCTGCTCCGCTCGTCGGTTTTATACCGGCCGTCGCCATTGCCCCTGCCCTCATCATCGTGGGTATTATGATGATGGAATCGGTGATAAAAATCGACTTCTCTGATTATTCCGAAGCCGTGCCGGCTTTTATCACCATCGCCAGTATGCCCTTCACCTACAGCATTTCCAACGGCATATCGCTTGGATTCCTCGCCTATGTTTTAATCAAATTCTTCAGTGGCAGAGGCCGGGAAGTCTCGTTGGTTATGTATATCCTCGCGATATTCTTCTTAGTGTTCTTCATTACTAGCCCGGTGTTCAAACAATGA
- a CDS encoding DNA polymerase ligase N-terminal domain-containing protein, whose product MKFVIHRHKATHLHWDLRLEIDGVLKSWAVPKEPPLKTGVKRLCIAVEDHSLDYADFEGEIPSGQYGAGWVEIWDKGEYELIARDKDVIKFKAYGKKLHGIYVLYRFQKAGKNSWLLFKVAD is encoded by the coding sequence TTGAAATTTGTCATCCACCGCCACAAGGCCACCCATCTCCATTGGGATTTGAGGTTAGAAATTGATGGCGTATTAAAATCATGGGCGGTTCCCAAGGAACCGCCGTTAAAAACCGGTGTCAAAAGACTCTGTATTGCGGTAGAGGACCATAGCCTTGATTATGCAGATTTTGAAGGCGAAATTCCTTCTGGGCAGTATGGCGCGGGTTGGGTGGAGATATGGGATAAAGGAGAGTATGAGCTAATAGCCAGGGATAAGGATGTTATTAAATTCAAGGCATATGGAAAAAAGTTACATGGAATTTATGTCCTCTATAGATTTCAAAAAGCCGGCAAAAATTCCTGGCTCTTATTCAAAGTTGCTGATTGA
- a CDS encoding ribose-phosphate pyrophosphokinase, with the protein MKEKRPLVPIALLAPPGGKELAALVDRELVKRRFGRNNNKKTFIIPCECPRFANGEAKAVLYQSIRGYDVYIISDIGNYGCRFTIQGITTPMSPDDHFQDIKRVVAAIGGRAYRINVIMPLLYQSRQHKRTGRESLDCALALQELQNLGVKNLITFDAHNSHVQNAVPLMGFENLHASYQIIRALLENEKDVVVDKKRLMVVSPDEGAVDRSLYYANSLGVELGFFYKRRDTTRIVDGKNPIVKHEFLGTNIVGKDVLIVDDMLASGQSMLLSAEELKKLGARNIYVIVTFALLTDDGVQRFENAYRQNLIKRVYATNLTYRNPKLKNAEWFREVDIAEFVAYFIDRFNKDESISALLDTSHKIHKFLKKR; encoded by the coding sequence ATGAAAGAAAAGAGACCTCTTGTGCCCATTGCCCTGCTCGCTCCACCCGGAGGCAAAGAGCTTGCTGCACTCGTCGATCGCGAGCTGGTCAAACGCCGGTTTGGCAGAAATAATAATAAAAAGACCTTCATCATTCCCTGTGAGTGTCCAAGATTCGCCAATGGTGAAGCAAAGGCAGTGCTTTATCAATCCATCCGGGGTTATGATGTCTATATCATCTCGGATATCGGTAATTATGGATGCCGTTTTACCATCCAGGGGATAACCACCCCGATGAGTCCGGATGATCATTTCCAGGACATAAAAAGGGTTGTTGCAGCGATTGGTGGTCGGGCATATCGCATCAATGTGATTATGCCATTGTTGTATCAAAGTCGGCAGCATAAACGAACCGGTCGTGAATCCCTGGACTGTGCCCTTGCCCTCCAGGAATTGCAAAATTTAGGAGTTAAAAATCTCATCACCTTTGATGCCCACAATTCCCATGTCCAGAATGCTGTGCCTTTAATGGGTTTCGAAAACCTCCATGCGAGTTACCAGATTATCAGGGCACTTCTGGAGAACGAAAAAGATGTGGTGGTCGATAAAAAACGGCTCATGGTGGTAAGTCCGGATGAAGGTGCCGTGGATCGCTCTCTCTATTACGCGAATAGTTTGGGTGTGGAACTCGGCTTTTTTTATAAAAGACGCGACACTACCAGGATTGTGGATGGGAAAAATCCCATTGTCAAACATGAATTCTTGGGCACCAACATTGTGGGAAAGGATGTTTTGATCGTAGATGATATGCTCGCCTCCGGACAGTCGATGTTGCTCTCCGCCGAAGAACTAAAAAAACTCGGTGCCCGCAATATTTATGTTATCGTCACCTTTGCTCTGCTCACCGATGATGGGGTGCAGCGTTTTGAAAATGCCTATCGGCAGAATCTAATAAAAAGAGTTTATGCAACCAATCTCACCTACCGAAACCCAAAATTGAAGAATGCCGAATGGTTTCGGGAAGTTGACATCGCCGAATTTGTTGCCTACTTTATCGACCGGTTCAATAAAGATGAATCGATTAGCGCCCTTTTGGATACCTCACATAAGATTCATAAATTTTTAAAGAAGCGCTGA